A genomic window from Montipora capricornis isolate CH-2021 chromosome 8, ASM3666992v2, whole genome shotgun sequence includes:
- the LOC138059449 gene encoding uncharacterized protein isoform X2 — MRQQSEGSSAGESVKHDVQKGMQRMLQMRRNEKRKGKNAAEREILQETYMYIDINIHTYMYTDEPAEESASARRRREREEEEKKKAEEEAAMKIEEERKREEERKREQEKRRREQEEEEERRRMEEQKNRMNHDHVDAVDEDEEEEEEEEEEEEEETVIDRFSPQKKQAILEGLAAELRRIVEEREAKNVPASQQELDELDLKLRSLRTQLRKAEEACNVLAKQKRELEDKITKNNNDVNRLRGEVKNTEEENQRLIKEGKKVAPQRTVKKTLPPKKGNFVNVVRKAQAAAWEEKFMAMKAKQKESNKMSEELMSKMNRVKRTDSPLLTGLKKDKKAKKKDDTDAAPAWTKSQLKKGGSKPSWGEDKKERGEKKPDWSGRVALKKTEKKDIGDLGGESKRQDWREGLKKAPKSPGGEGQEGGDPEWKGVNLHKVPRNDDED; from the exons ATGAGGCAACAAAGCGAAGGGAGCAGCGCAGGAGAGAGCGTGAAGCACGACGTGCAGAAAGGGATGCAGAGGATGCTGCAGATGAGGAGAAAcgaaaaaaggaaagggaagAACGCCGCAGAAAGAGAGATACTCCAAGAG acatacatgtacatagacataaatatacatacatacatgtatacagatGAGCCAGCAGAGGAAAGTGCATCAGCCCGTCGCCGCCGTGAACGAG aagaagaagagaagaagaaggCCGAGGAGGAGGCAGCGATGAAAATAGAGGAGGAAAGAAAACGAGAGGAAGAAAGGAAAAGGGAACAAGAAAAGCGCCGTCGTGAACaggaggaggaagaggaaaGGCGTAGAATGgaagaacaaaaaaatagaaTGAATCATGATCATGTGGATGCAGTTGACGaggacgaagaagaagaagaggaggaagaagaggaagaagaggaagagaCAGTCATTGACAGATTTAGTCCACAAAAGAAAC AGGCTATTCTTGAGGGACTGGCGGCTGAATTACGCCGGATAGTTGAAGAACGAGAAGCTAAGAACGTTCCTGCTTCACAACAGGAGCTTGATGAGCTTGATCTTAAGCTGCGCTCTCTTCGAACACAACTCCGCAAAGCTGAAGAAGCTTGTAATGTGCTTgcaaaacagaaaagagaacTTGAAGACAAGATCACCaagaataacaatgat GTCAACAGGCTGCGTGGTGAAGTGAAGAATACAGAGGAAGAAAATCAGCGATTAATCAAAGAGGGAAA GAAAGTGGCACCACAGAGAACAGTG AAAAAGACCCTTCCACCAAAG AAAGGCAACTTCGTGAACGTGGTTCGTAAAGCGCAAGCCGCAGCATGGGAAGAGAAGTTTATGGCGATGAAAGCCAAACAAAAGGAATCCAATAAG ATGAGCGAGGAGCTTATGAGCAAAATGAACCGTGTAAAGCGCACAGACAGCCCACTGTTAACCGGACTGAAGAAAGACAAAAAGGCTAAGAAGAAGGATGACACTGATGCCGCACCTGCCTGGACCAAAAGTCAACTGAAGAAGGGTGGATCAAAACCATCATGGGGAGAGGACAAGAAAGAAAGGGGCGAAAAGAAACCTGACTGGTCGGGAAGAGTCGCTCTCAAGAAGACAGAGAAGAAAGATATCGGAGATCTTGGAGGAGAAAGCAAGCGCCAGGATTGGCGAGAAGGCCTGAAGAAAGCTCCCAAAAGCCCTGGTGGCGAAGGACAAGAAGGAGGCGATCCTGAATGGAAAGGAGTCAACCTTCACAAAGTGCCGAGAAACGACGACGAAGATTAA
- the LOC138059449 gene encoding troponin I-like isoform X3, whose amino-acid sequence MSDSLDNSSETGRRRRYRERLAEQENTEEMDEATKRREQRRREREARRAERDAEDAADEEKRKKEREERRRKRDTPREEEEKKKAEEEAAMKIEEERKREEERKREQEKRRREQEEEEERRRMEEQKNRMNHDHVDAVDEDEEEEEEEEEEEEEETVIDRFSPQKKQAILEGLAAELRRIVEEREAKNVPASQQELDELDLKLRSLRTQLRKAEEACNVLAKQKRELEDKITKNNNDVNRLRGEVKNTEEENQRLIKEGKKVAPQRTVKKTLPPKKGNFVNVVRKAQAAAWEEKFMAMKAKQKESNKMSEELMSKMNRVKRTDSPLLTGLKKDKKAKKKDDTDAAPAWTKSQLKKGGSKPSWGEDKKERGEKKPDWSGRVALKKTEKKDIGDLGGESKRQDWREGLKKAPKSPGGEGQEGGDPEWKGVNLHKVPRNDDED is encoded by the exons ATGTCTGATTCCTTGGACAACTCTAGCG AGACCGGGCGTCGAAGAAGGTATCGAGAACGCCTTGCCGAGCAAGAGAACACTGAGGAAATG GATGAGGCAACAAAGCGAAGGGAGCAGCGCAGGAGAGAGCGTGAAGCACGACGTGCAGAAAGGGATGCAGAGGATGCTGCAGATGAGGAGAAAcgaaaaaaggaaagggaagAACGCCGCAGAAAGAGAGATACTCCAAGAG aagaagaagagaagaagaaggCCGAGGAGGAGGCAGCGATGAAAATAGAGGAGGAAAGAAAACGAGAGGAAGAAAGGAAAAGGGAACAAGAAAAGCGCCGTCGTGAACaggaggaggaagaggaaaGGCGTAGAATGgaagaacaaaaaaatagaaTGAATCATGATCATGTGGATGCAGTTGACGaggacgaagaagaagaagaggaggaagaagaggaagaagaggaagagaCAGTCATTGACAGATTTAGTCCACAAAAGAAAC AGGCTATTCTTGAGGGACTGGCGGCTGAATTACGCCGGATAGTTGAAGAACGAGAAGCTAAGAACGTTCCTGCTTCACAACAGGAGCTTGATGAGCTTGATCTTAAGCTGCGCTCTCTTCGAACACAACTCCGCAAAGCTGAAGAAGCTTGTAATGTGCTTgcaaaacagaaaagagaacTTGAAGACAAGATCACCaagaataacaatgat GTCAACAGGCTGCGTGGTGAAGTGAAGAATACAGAGGAAGAAAATCAGCGATTAATCAAAGAGGGAAA GAAAGTGGCACCACAGAGAACAGTG AAAAAGACCCTTCCACCAAAG AAAGGCAACTTCGTGAACGTGGTTCGTAAAGCGCAAGCCGCAGCATGGGAAGAGAAGTTTATGGCGATGAAAGCCAAACAAAAGGAATCCAATAAG ATGAGCGAGGAGCTTATGAGCAAAATGAACCGTGTAAAGCGCACAGACAGCCCACTGTTAACCGGACTGAAGAAAGACAAAAAGGCTAAGAAGAAGGATGACACTGATGCCGCACCTGCCTGGACCAAAAGTCAACTGAAGAAGGGTGGATCAAAACCATCATGGGGAGAGGACAAGAAAGAAAGGGGCGAAAAGAAACCTGACTGGTCGGGAAGAGTCGCTCTCAAGAAGACAGAGAAGAAAGATATCGGAGATCTTGGAGGAGAAAGCAAGCGCCAGGATTGGCGAGAAGGCCTGAAGAAAGCTCCCAAAAGCCCTGGTGGCGAAGGACAAGAAGGAGGCGATCCTGAATGGAAAGGAGTCAACCTTCACAAAGTGCCGAGAAACGACGACGAAGATTAA
- the LOC138059449 gene encoding troponin I-like isoform X4, translated as MEDEATKRREQRRREREARRAERDAEDAADEEKRKKEREERRRKRDTPRDEPAEESASARRRREREEEEKKKAEEEAAMKIEEERKREEERKREQEKRRREQEEEEERRRMEEQKNRMNHDHVDAVDEDEEEEEEEEEEEEEETVIDRFSPQKKQAILEGLAAELRRIVEEREAKNVPASQQELDELDLKLRSLRTQLRKAEEACNVLAKQKRELEDKITKNNNDVNRLRGEVKNTEEENQRLIKEGKKVAPQRTVKKTLPPKKGNFVNVVRKAQAAAWEEKFMAMKAKQKESNKMSEELMSKMNRVKRTDSPLLTGLKKDKKAKKKDDTDAAPAWTKSQLKKGGSKPSWGEDKKERGEKKPDWSGRVALKKTEKKDIGDLGGESKRQDWREGLKKAPKSPGGEGQEGGDPEWKGVNLHKVPRNDDED; from the exons ATGGAG GATGAGGCAACAAAGCGAAGGGAGCAGCGCAGGAGAGAGCGTGAAGCACGACGTGCAGAAAGGGATGCAGAGGATGCTGCAGATGAGGAGAAAcgaaaaaaggaaagggaagAACGCCGCAGAAAGAGAGATACTCCAAGAG atGAGCCAGCAGAGGAAAGTGCATCAGCCCGTCGCCGCCGTGAACGAG aagaagaagagaagaagaaggCCGAGGAGGAGGCAGCGATGAAAATAGAGGAGGAAAGAAAACGAGAGGAAGAAAGGAAAAGGGAACAAGAAAAGCGCCGTCGTGAACaggaggaggaagaggaaaGGCGTAGAATGgaagaacaaaaaaatagaaTGAATCATGATCATGTGGATGCAGTTGACGaggacgaagaagaagaagaggaggaagaagaggaagaagaggaagagaCAGTCATTGACAGATTTAGTCCACAAAAGAAAC AGGCTATTCTTGAGGGACTGGCGGCTGAATTACGCCGGATAGTTGAAGAACGAGAAGCTAAGAACGTTCCTGCTTCACAACAGGAGCTTGATGAGCTTGATCTTAAGCTGCGCTCTCTTCGAACACAACTCCGCAAAGCTGAAGAAGCTTGTAATGTGCTTgcaaaacagaaaagagaacTTGAAGACAAGATCACCaagaataacaatgat GTCAACAGGCTGCGTGGTGAAGTGAAGAATACAGAGGAAGAAAATCAGCGATTAATCAAAGAGGGAAA GAAAGTGGCACCACAGAGAACAGTG AAAAAGACCCTTCCACCAAAG AAAGGCAACTTCGTGAACGTGGTTCGTAAAGCGCAAGCCGCAGCATGGGAAGAGAAGTTTATGGCGATGAAAGCCAAACAAAAGGAATCCAATAAG ATGAGCGAGGAGCTTATGAGCAAAATGAACCGTGTAAAGCGCACAGACAGCCCACTGTTAACCGGACTGAAGAAAGACAAAAAGGCTAAGAAGAAGGATGACACTGATGCCGCACCTGCCTGGACCAAAAGTCAACTGAAGAAGGGTGGATCAAAACCATCATGGGGAGAGGACAAGAAAGAAAGGGGCGAAAAGAAACCTGACTGGTCGGGAAGAGTCGCTCTCAAGAAGACAGAGAAGAAAGATATCGGAGATCTTGGAGGAGAAAGCAAGCGCCAGGATTGGCGAGAAGGCCTGAAGAAAGCTCCCAAAAGCCCTGGTGGCGAAGGACAAGAAGGAGGCGATCCTGAATGGAAAGGAGTCAACCTTCACAAAGTGCCGAGAAACGACGACGAAGATTAA
- the LOC138059449 gene encoding troponin I-like isoform X1, with product MSDSLDNSSETGRRRRYRERLAEQENTEEMDEATKRREQRRREREARRAERDAEDAADEEKRKKEREERRRKRDTPRDEPAEESASARRRREREEEEKKKAEEEAAMKIEEERKREEERKREQEKRRREQEEEEERRRMEEQKNRMNHDHVDAVDEDEEEEEEEEEEEEEETVIDRFSPQKKQAILEGLAAELRRIVEEREAKNVPASQQELDELDLKLRSLRTQLRKAEEACNVLAKQKRELEDKITKNNNDVNRLRGEVKNTEEENQRLIKEGKKVAPQRTVKKTLPPKKGNFVNVVRKAQAAAWEEKFMAMKAKQKESNKMSEELMSKMNRVKRTDSPLLTGLKKDKKAKKKDDTDAAPAWTKSQLKKGGSKPSWGEDKKERGEKKPDWSGRVALKKTEKKDIGDLGGESKRQDWREGLKKAPKSPGGEGQEGGDPEWKGVNLHKVPRNDDED from the exons ATGTCTGATTCCTTGGACAACTCTAGCG AGACCGGGCGTCGAAGAAGGTATCGAGAACGCCTTGCCGAGCAAGAGAACACTGAGGAAATG GATGAGGCAACAAAGCGAAGGGAGCAGCGCAGGAGAGAGCGTGAAGCACGACGTGCAGAAAGGGATGCAGAGGATGCTGCAGATGAGGAGAAAcgaaaaaaggaaagggaagAACGCCGCAGAAAGAGAGATACTCCAAGAG atGAGCCAGCAGAGGAAAGTGCATCAGCCCGTCGCCGCCGTGAACGAG aagaagaagagaagaagaaggCCGAGGAGGAGGCAGCGATGAAAATAGAGGAGGAAAGAAAACGAGAGGAAGAAAGGAAAAGGGAACAAGAAAAGCGCCGTCGTGAACaggaggaggaagaggaaaGGCGTAGAATGgaagaacaaaaaaatagaaTGAATCATGATCATGTGGATGCAGTTGACGaggacgaagaagaagaagaggaggaagaagaggaagaagaggaagagaCAGTCATTGACAGATTTAGTCCACAAAAGAAAC AGGCTATTCTTGAGGGACTGGCGGCTGAATTACGCCGGATAGTTGAAGAACGAGAAGCTAAGAACGTTCCTGCTTCACAACAGGAGCTTGATGAGCTTGATCTTAAGCTGCGCTCTCTTCGAACACAACTCCGCAAAGCTGAAGAAGCTTGTAATGTGCTTgcaaaacagaaaagagaacTTGAAGACAAGATCACCaagaataacaatgat GTCAACAGGCTGCGTGGTGAAGTGAAGAATACAGAGGAAGAAAATCAGCGATTAATCAAAGAGGGAAA GAAAGTGGCACCACAGAGAACAGTG AAAAAGACCCTTCCACCAAAG AAAGGCAACTTCGTGAACGTGGTTCGTAAAGCGCAAGCCGCAGCATGGGAAGAGAAGTTTATGGCGATGAAAGCCAAACAAAAGGAATCCAATAAG ATGAGCGAGGAGCTTATGAGCAAAATGAACCGTGTAAAGCGCACAGACAGCCCACTGTTAACCGGACTGAAGAAAGACAAAAAGGCTAAGAAGAAGGATGACACTGATGCCGCACCTGCCTGGACCAAAAGTCAACTGAAGAAGGGTGGATCAAAACCATCATGGGGAGAGGACAAGAAAGAAAGGGGCGAAAAGAAACCTGACTGGTCGGGAAGAGTCGCTCTCAAGAAGACAGAGAAGAAAGATATCGGAGATCTTGGAGGAGAAAGCAAGCGCCAGGATTGGCGAGAAGGCCTGAAGAAAGCTCCCAAAAGCCCTGGTGGCGAAGGACAAGAAGGAGGCGATCCTGAATGGAAAGGAGTCAACCTTCACAAAGTGCCGAGAAACGACGACGAAGATTAA
- the LOC138059449 gene encoding troponin I-like isoform X5, which yields MEDEATKRREQRRREREARRAERDAEDAADEEKRKKEREERRRKRDTPREEEEKKKAEEEAAMKIEEERKREEERKREQEKRRREQEEEEERRRMEEQKNRMNHDHVDAVDEDEEEEEEEEEEEEEETVIDRFSPQKKQAILEGLAAELRRIVEEREAKNVPASQQELDELDLKLRSLRTQLRKAEEACNVLAKQKRELEDKITKNNNDVNRLRGEVKNTEEENQRLIKEGKKVAPQRTVKKTLPPKKGNFVNVVRKAQAAAWEEKFMAMKAKQKESNKMSEELMSKMNRVKRTDSPLLTGLKKDKKAKKKDDTDAAPAWTKSQLKKGGSKPSWGEDKKERGEKKPDWSGRVALKKTEKKDIGDLGGESKRQDWREGLKKAPKSPGGEGQEGGDPEWKGVNLHKVPRNDDED from the exons ATGGAG GATGAGGCAACAAAGCGAAGGGAGCAGCGCAGGAGAGAGCGTGAAGCACGACGTGCAGAAAGGGATGCAGAGGATGCTGCAGATGAGGAGAAAcgaaaaaaggaaagggaagAACGCCGCAGAAAGAGAGATACTCCAAGAG aagaagaagagaagaagaaggCCGAGGAGGAGGCAGCGATGAAAATAGAGGAGGAAAGAAAACGAGAGGAAGAAAGGAAAAGGGAACAAGAAAAGCGCCGTCGTGAACaggaggaggaagaggaaaGGCGTAGAATGgaagaacaaaaaaatagaaTGAATCATGATCATGTGGATGCAGTTGACGaggacgaagaagaagaagaggaggaagaagaggaagaagaggaagagaCAGTCATTGACAGATTTAGTCCACAAAAGAAAC AGGCTATTCTTGAGGGACTGGCGGCTGAATTACGCCGGATAGTTGAAGAACGAGAAGCTAAGAACGTTCCTGCTTCACAACAGGAGCTTGATGAGCTTGATCTTAAGCTGCGCTCTCTTCGAACACAACTCCGCAAAGCTGAAGAAGCTTGTAATGTGCTTgcaaaacagaaaagagaacTTGAAGACAAGATCACCaagaataacaatgat GTCAACAGGCTGCGTGGTGAAGTGAAGAATACAGAGGAAGAAAATCAGCGATTAATCAAAGAGGGAAA GAAAGTGGCACCACAGAGAACAGTG AAAAAGACCCTTCCACCAAAG AAAGGCAACTTCGTGAACGTGGTTCGTAAAGCGCAAGCCGCAGCATGGGAAGAGAAGTTTATGGCGATGAAAGCCAAACAAAAGGAATCCAATAAG ATGAGCGAGGAGCTTATGAGCAAAATGAACCGTGTAAAGCGCACAGACAGCCCACTGTTAACCGGACTGAAGAAAGACAAAAAGGCTAAGAAGAAGGATGACACTGATGCCGCACCTGCCTGGACCAAAAGTCAACTGAAGAAGGGTGGATCAAAACCATCATGGGGAGAGGACAAGAAAGAAAGGGGCGAAAAGAAACCTGACTGGTCGGGAAGAGTCGCTCTCAAGAAGACAGAGAAGAAAGATATCGGAGATCTTGGAGGAGAAAGCAAGCGCCAGGATTGGCGAGAAGGCCTGAAGAAAGCTCCCAAAAGCCCTGGTGGCGAAGGACAAGAAGGAGGCGATCCTGAATGGAAAGGAGTCAACCTTCACAAAGTGCCGAGAAACGACGACGAAGATTAA